In Pedobacter sp. WC2423, the following are encoded in one genomic region:
- a CDS encoding lycopene cyclase domain-containing protein, translating to MKYTYLLIDFFTISVPFIYSFHPKLNFYKTWKAFFPAVLLTGIIFLLWDVYFTSLGVWGFNPDYLVGLKVGNMPLEEILFFFCIPYACVFTFHCLDLFIKKPIPLGVEKILTPVLILICILMSILYRGHIYPAATFLLLAVVLFCSRYVLKIGWLPKFYIIYTVLLFPFLIVNGLLTGTCLDAPIVWYDNNQIIGFRILTIPVEDVFYGMALILVNLLCYKHLLGRRSLSK from the coding sequence ATGAAATATACGTATCTCCTGATTGATTTTTTCACAATTAGTGTTCCTTTCATTTATTCTTTCCATCCAAAACTAAACTTTTATAAAACCTGGAAGGCTTTTTTTCCTGCAGTACTGTTAACAGGAATCATCTTCTTACTCTGGGATGTGTATTTTACCAGTCTTGGTGTCTGGGGATTTAATCCTGATTATCTGGTTGGTTTAAAAGTAGGTAACATGCCTTTAGAAGAAATTCTATTCTTCTTTTGTATTCCTTATGCCTGTGTATTTACCTTTCATTGTCTGGATCTGTTCATTAAAAAACCAATCCCGCTCGGCGTTGAAAAAATCCTGACACCTGTACTTATTCTGATTTGTATCCTGATGTCTATTTTATACCGGGGACATATTTATCCGGCGGCTACTTTTTTGTTATTGGCTGTCGTGCTCTTCTGTAGCAGATATGTTTTAAAGATCGGCTGGCTTCCAAAGTTTTATATCATTTACACCGTACTGTTATTCCCTTTTTTAATCGTCAACGGTTTATTAACCGGAACTTGCCTGGATGCACCTATAGTTTGGTATGATAACAACCAGATTATTGGTTTCAGAATATTAACCATCCCTGTAGAAGACGTATTTTATGGAATGGCCCTCATATTAGTGAACTTATTATGCTATAAGCATCTGCTTGGCCGCCGCTCTTTATCAAAATAG
- a CDS encoding sterol desaturase family protein produces MSNWIINTLIVAATFIGMEGVAWFTHKYIMHGFFWTLHRDHHHKDHEGFLERNDFFFLIFAIPGIICLGLGSFYGNTVALYIGIGITLYGAAYFFIHDIFIHQRFKIFRNSDHWYFKAIRRAHKMHHKHINKEHGECFGMLWVPFKYFFENKKTGA; encoded by the coding sequence ATGAGTAACTGGATAATTAATACCCTGATTGTAGCGGCAACCTTTATCGGTATGGAAGGAGTCGCGTGGTTTACGCACAAATATATCATGCATGGATTTTTCTGGACTTTACACCGTGATCATCACCACAAAGATCATGAAGGCTTTTTGGAAAGAAATGATTTTTTCTTTTTGATTTTTGCTATTCCAGGTATCATTTGCCTGGGATTAGGCTCTTTTTATGGGAATACAGTTGCCTTGTATATAGGTATAGGGATTACGTTGTATGGTGCAGCATATTTTTTTATCCATGACATTTTCATTCATCAGCGATTTAAAATATTCAGGAATTCTGATCACTGGTATTTTAAAGCCATCAGAAGAGCACACAAGATGCACCATAAACACATCAATAAGGAACATGGAGAGTGTTTTGGGATGTTATGGGTTCCGTTTAAGTACTTCTTTGAGAATAAAAAAACTGGAGCATGA
- the idi gene encoding isopentenyl-diphosphate Delta-isomerase has product MKDQVILVDQLDQMTGLMEKMEAHQRGKLHRAFSVFIFNQKGEFLLQQRALDKYHSGGQWSNTCCSHPYPGEDTKAGANRRLQEEMGMDCTLEFGFSFIYYADLKDGLSENEFDHVYFGISDSIPVPNPDEVAAFKYITLEALEIQLKINPEQYTIWLKICFERVKSNYNQLFNL; this is encoded by the coding sequence ATGAAAGATCAAGTAATACTTGTAGACCAGCTCGATCAGATGACAGGCTTGATGGAGAAAATGGAAGCGCATCAGCGTGGAAAACTTCATCGCGCATTTTCGGTATTTATTTTCAACCAGAAAGGCGAATTCCTGTTACAGCAACGGGCATTAGATAAATATCATTCGGGCGGCCAGTGGAGTAATACGTGCTGTAGTCACCCTTATCCTGGTGAAGACACAAAGGCCGGAGCAAATAGAAGACTGCAAGAAGAAATGGGCATGGATTGTACGCTTGAATTTGGATTTAGTTTTATCTATTATGCTGATTTAAAAGATGGTCTTTCTGAAAATGAGTTTGATCATGTCTATTTTGGTATCAGTGATAGCATACCAGTACCCAATCCTGATGAGGTAGCTGCTTTCAAATATATAACTTTGGAAGCGCTGGAAATTCAGTTAAAAATAAATCCGGAGCAATATACGATATGGTTAAAAATTTGCTTCGAACGTGTTAAAAGTAATTATAATCAACTGTTCAACTTATGA
- a CDS encoding phytoene/squalene synthase family protein, whose amino-acid sequence MKEIFDRLSVECSKITTKRYSTSFSLGIYFLGRKLRNPIYSIYGFVRLADEIVDSFHDFDKPFLLAKFRQDCYEAIEHKISLNPILNSFQQVVNDYAIDKELIELFLKSMEMDLDKKQYTPELYDQYILGSAEVVGLMCLNVFTEGNKIQYELLKDSAMKLGSAFQKVNFLRDINADYFNLSRTYFPNIDLSVFSNHEKQIIEKEIEQEFKQALAGIKQLPASSKNGVYLAYIYYKELFNKIKNATAEKVMSKRIRISNSHKIGLMCDSIIRYKMNAI is encoded by the coding sequence ATGAAAGAGATATTTGACCGGTTGTCTGTAGAATGCAGCAAGATCACAACCAAACGTTACAGTACCAGTTTTTCATTAGGTATCTATTTCTTAGGCAGGAAATTGCGTAATCCTATTTATTCAATTTACGGATTTGTACGCCTTGCCGACGAAATTGTAGATAGTTTCCATGACTTTGACAAACCCTTTCTGCTTGCAAAATTCAGACAGGACTGCTATGAAGCTATTGAACATAAAATAAGCCTGAATCCGATATTAAACTCTTTTCAGCAGGTAGTTAATGACTATGCCATTGACAAAGAACTGATTGAACTGTTCTTAAAGAGCATGGAGATGGATCTTGATAAAAAACAATACACTCCTGAGTTGTATGATCAGTATATCTTAGGTTCAGCAGAAGTGGTTGGCCTGATGTGCCTTAACGTTTTTACAGAAGGCAATAAAATCCAATATGAACTGCTAAAAGATTCAGCTATGAAATTAGGATCAGCATTTCAGAAAGTCAACTTCCTCAGAGATATCAATGCAGATTATTTTAACCTGAGCCGTACTTACTTCCCAAACATTGACCTTTCCGTATTCTCCAATCACGAAAAGCAAATTATAGAAAAGGAAATAGAACAGGAATTTAAGCAGGCGCTGGCAGGGATTAAACAATTACCCGCTTCTTCCAAAAATGGCGTTTATCTTGCCTACATCTATTATAAAGAACTATTTAATAAGATTAAAAATGCAACGGCCGAAAAAGTAATGTCCAAAAGAATCCGGATTTCTAACAGTCATAAAATTGGGCTGATGTGTGATTCTATCATTCGTTATAAAATGAATGCGATATGA